The following coding sequences lie in one Patescibacteria group bacterium genomic window:
- a CDS encoding helix-turn-helix transcriptional regulator, which yields MILKQVLDKKSSAQECTFSGIKDYSPCIISGMVRQEQIKISRPRGAKKYPLGESYPNVYFTEREAQTICHFLYGRTTAEVATILGLSRRTIEFYVKNMKTKLNCRLKSELLCKVRASGFLDRVDFG from the coding sequence ATGATCTTAAAACAAGTGTTAGACAAGAAAAGTTCTGCTCAAGAATGTACTTTCAGCGGTATCAAAGATTATAGCCCATGCATCATATCTGGCATGGTACGGCAGGAGCAGATAAAAATCTCCAGACCGAGAGGAGCTAAAAAATACCCTCTCGGTGAGAGTTATCCAAATGTGTATTTCACTGAACGCGAGGCACAAACCATTTGCCATTTTCTCTATGGCAGAACCACAGCGGAAGTGGCCACAATTTTAGGATTATCGCGTAGGACAATAGAGTTCTATGTGAAGAATATGAAAACTAAATTAAATTGCCGGCTTAAATCCGAATTGCTCTGCAAGGTACGTGCCAGTGGGTTTTTGGATCGCGTGGATTTTGGTTGA